The genomic interval GCCGACCTTGCCAAAAAACTAGCCCCATCACCCAACTGTGTCGGATTCATAGTTCGTCATATTGGCGATATCGAACTCTTATTTGCTAAAAACGTATTTGGAGCCAGCGATGTCAAAGTAGTTGCCAAAACCGTAATCGCAAAACAAGACAGCGGCGAATGGACCAACCTACAAGAACTCAAAGACTATGTAACCCATTCTTTCGAAACCCTACAAGCCATCATTCAACAACAAACTAACGAAGACTGGGAAACCATCATCAACACCAACGAATTTGGAACCAAAACCAAAGCCGAAGCTTTTGGTAGGATTGTGTCGCATACCGCTTATCATGCGGGACAAATGGGGATTGTTTTGAAGTATGGGGGATAGGAATGGAAATCGAATTTAAATATAAAAATAACCTATCACCAATATAGCTTTAATGAGAAATCAAAACAATTAAGGTTTTTTCGTATATAAAAATCCTAGTCAAATAAAATTACAAGCATTAAATAAATTAGCAATTCATTATTTTTTTCTAAATTAGTCCTTTCTCTAGAGGCTTAATTAGCCTAAATAATTTTTCACGCCCCAAGAGAAAAATACTAAACAAATTCGAATCTAGAAAATTAAAATGATTAACGACCAAAACAAAATACCAAATCCATTTTACTTTTCTTGGTTAGTTGTCTAATTTAACACTTATACAAACATAGGATGACTAAGTTTGTTAAAATTCTTTGTAACTTCTCCGCTTTTCGAAGCCTTCACAAATCGTATTAAAAGTCCTGAAGCTGTGCGTACTCTCCCGACTTCGTACACAATCCAATATCCCGTTCCAGTTTAAAAAACTTGACAATTAAACTCCCCTTTACGGCCATGATTTAAATCTAAATAGTATACATGTTAAAGCAAAT from Flavobacterium ovatum carries:
- a CDS encoding DinB family protein, translated to MKNKTATLLELWIESRTRFTKQLNTLTEADLAKKLAPSPNCVGFIVRHIGDIELLFAKNVFGASDVKVVAKTVIAKQDSGEWTNLQELKDYVTHSFETLQAIIQQQTNEDWETIINTNEFGTKTKAEAFGRIVSHTAYHAGQMGIVLKYGG